The genomic interval GCTGCTCTCCCCCTCTATGGCCGAGTTCGAGCCGAGGGTCAAGGGCAGGACTATCGCCTCTCTCGACAGGCGCGGCAAATACCTCATCATGCGGCTGGACAGCGGCGACTCGATTCTGGTGCACCTGCGCATGACAGGTTCTTTCCTGGTGAGCCGCGAGAGAACGCCGCCCGATAGCCACACCCGCGCCGTAATCCACCTCGACGACGGCTCGAACATGTTTTTTATAGACCCGCGCAAGTTCGGCAAGTTCCAACTGGTCAAGGACGAGAACGTGGAAGTCCTGAATAAACTGGGGCCTGAGCCGCTGTCCACCGCATTTACTTCTGAATCTCTCGCGGCACGGCTGGCGGGACACAAGATTCCAGTCAAGGCGGTGCTGGTGGACCAGGAGGTCGTCGCTGGCATCGGCAACATGTACGCTGACGAAGCTCTTTATGAAGCGCGCATTCACCCTTTGCGGACGGCGGACAGTTTATCGGGTGAAGACATAAAGCGCCTGCATCGTGCCATCAGGCACGTATTAAAGAAGGCCATTGACAACAAAGGGGCCAGCATCGCCAACTACTTCCGCCCGGACGGCGAACAAGGCACGGCCCATGAAGGATTTAAAGTGGCCCACCGCAGGGGAGAGGAATGTCCCGTCTGCGGCGGGCCGGTTGAGCGTATTGTGGTGCGCCAGCGCGGCACCTATTTCTGTCCCGGTTGCCAGACCTAGGGCTCGAAGCGGAACGGCGGGTATTCGTCACGCATCAGCGCGGCATAGGCATAAACGCGATAGACCCAGCGGTTCATGCCGACGATGAACTTGAACAGGTCTTCGGGATATTTACCGGTGAACAGCACGATGAATCCGCAGACAATTGACAGGATGAAGGTCAACCCCACCGTGTTCCTCCCGCCCTGGAAGATGGCAACGATAATATAATGCGGGATGGCCAGCAGCCACCACTTGACCAGCACCAGCCCTTGCGATAATTTTTCAGGATATTCCACGTCCAGGTCGGCCGGATAGCCCCCCTTATCCAGGCTGAAAGGCGGATATTTATCGGTTCCGAGGGCCTGATAGCTGTAAAAACCCACACGCCAGCTCCAGCGCATGACACCCACGTTGAAATCGAATACGCCGCGCGGATATTTACCCGTAAAAAGGATGGCGAAAAAGGCGTAAACGGTGGCGAAGAAAGCGGCGATGCTCAGGAAGGCCAGGATAATATAATGCGGGATGGCCAGCAGCCATTTGAAGAGCCATTGCCATTGTCCTGGAGGATCCGAGAGTTCACCTGTGACGGTTATCGGATAGGGTTTTACGTCTGCCATTCGAACCTCCTGTTTAAACTTTTACTCTAGCATAAATTACTCCCCGCTGTTTTTGATGTCAATGGCCGCTAGACGGGGGAAAAGCAGTACTTGAGTATAGACAGTTCAGGTGCTGCGGATTTCTTTCCGGGAAAGGATTATATAAGATGGTGGGCGCACCAGCGCCCACCATCTTATTCTTTTTTGCAAAACAGATTTATGGTCTTAATATAGGGTGCAGTTGTCCGTTATAGTTTAAGTCCCTTTGCTACAGCCTGGCCTAACGCCTTGTCGGCCTTGGTCAGGTTGTCAATCATGCGTTTCTGTATTGGTTTATTAATGTTCATCAAGTCAGCGATGAGATTGTCTACCATGTGCTCCTGGTCCATTTTGTTCAGAGAGCGGTATCTTTCTCCCGCCTGTGCGAAATCATTGGTTAAACTTATCTTCTGGCGAACTGCTGCTCCTTCGACTTGATATACGCGCGGTGTACCCTCTTCACGGGACTCCCGGGGCATGCCGCCGGCCAGGCTATTGGGTTCGTAGGCGACGGGGCCGCTGAACTGGCCGGTCTGCATCGCGCCGTCCCTCTGATTATTGTTAACCGGCACTACAGGGCGGTTCACGCCAAGCTGGAGGTAGTTCGCTCCGAGCCGATGGCGCTGAGTATCGGCATACGAGAATGTCCGGCCTTGCAAAAGTTTGTCCGCGGAAAAGTCAATTCCGGGAACGATGCTGGCGGGGCAGAAAGCCGCCTGTTCCACTTCGACGAAAAAATTATCCGGATTACGGTTTAACACCATTTTGCCGACCGGCATCAGCGGGAATTTGTTTTCAGGCCAGGTCTTGGTAGGGTCCAGAGGGTCAAAATCCTGTTTTAACTCGTCGGCTATATCCATCAGCTGTACATTAAGCTCGTACTCGACCTCTTCCCCCCTGGCGATGGCGTCGTGAAGGTCGCGCACAAGGTAATCGGGGTCGGTACCAGCCATGCGGGTGGCTTCGTGGCGGTCCAGGTTTTGCACGCCCAGACTGGGTTTCCAGTGGTATTTCACGTACACTGCTTTCCCGGCGGCATTCACCCATACATAGGTATTGACGCCAAAGCCTTCTTGCATGCGGTAACTTTTCGGCGTACCGCGGTCGGAAAAAAGCCAGGTTATCATATGGGTTGATTCCGGGGTCAGAGATATGAAGTCCCAGAAACTGTTATGGGCGGAAGAAGCGGACGGCATGTTGGTATCCGGTTCCCCCTTGAAGGCGTGAACCATATCCGGAAACTTGATGGCGTCCCGAATGAAAAATACCGGGAGGTTATTCCCGACCAGATCGTAGTTGCCGTCCTCGGTATAGAATTTCACGGCAAAGCCGCGGGGGTCCCGGACGGTATCCGCCGAGCCCCGGCCTCCGGTGACGGTGGAGAAGCGCACGAACACCGGTGTCTTTTTCACGGGATCCTGAAGAAATTTCGCCTTAGTGTAAGGACCCATGCCCTTGTATACCTGGAAGTAGCCGTGTGCCCCTGCCCCTTTGGCATGGACAACCCTCTCGGGGATACGTTCACGGTCGAAGTGAGCCATCTTCTCGATGAACTGGACATCCTGCAGCAGCACCGGCCCGCGTTGTCCGGCGGTTAAAGAGTTTTGATTGTCGGTAACCGGTACGCCTTGATTTGTTGTAAGATTTTTGTTTTCCATCTTATGTGTCCCTCCTCAATTTGCGCATCGGGAAAATAAGGACTCAAAGAAGTATACTGATAAAACCATTACAAAATCATAAAACAGGGCTGGAAAATGTTAAAAAGTTAAAACAAATCTGGCATGATAAGATAACCGTAGAGGGACTTGATTGTCATTAAAATAAAACCAGGTTGATGTCAAGTGGCCAGGTCGACGGATATACTTAACCGGCCGGAATCTGGGGACTATTCAGTTAAACTGGCTTTGAAACGCCGTCCATGCTATAATTAGCTTTCAGTTGAACTAGATGGAGAGTAAACGTGCCTAAAGCCGCAGCCAAGAAAATCGAAAAGCCCAATACCGATGCCGCCTCTTTTGTGGAGAATGCCGGTAAAAAAGGCACCGCCGTCAACGGCAGGCGCATCAATTTCGGCTTCACCCGCCGCAAGCGCAAGGCTCACTAAAAGCCGGATATTGCCGGTCCGAGACCGGACGAAGCAGTGAGAATATCTTTTACCTTCCCTCTCCATCGAGGGGGAGGGTAAATTATTTTTCGAACGGGTGCCCTTCCTTCTCGAAATTCGGCAAATAATTCTGCGGGGCGTCCATGCCCTGCACCCAGCCGTTTTCCAGCCCCGCCTCCTCCAGCGCCCGCATCACTTCGTCATATTCCGCCTGCGAGATGTGGCGATTTATCTCTGGGAAGCGTGAGGCGTGATGGGTGGGATGATACTGGCTCATCATGCTGATGGTGACCTCCGGCGACACTTCCTGCGCCAGCCACTTTAGCGATTCTCTGCTGCCCGCGATATTTTCCGGCAGTATAAGGTGCCGCACTATTACTCCGCGCTGGGCTATCTCCTTCCCGTCCAGCATCAGCTCCCCTGTCTGCCTGAACATTTCTTTGATAGCCTGGCGCGAGATAGCGGTATAGTCCGGCGCGCTGGAGTACCTGACGGCTTTTTTATCGTCCGAGTACTTGATGTCCGGCAGGTAAATGTCCACGATGCCGTCCAGTTCCTTCAGCGTTTCGAGGCTGTCGTAGGCGTTGGTGTTATATACCAGAGGTATCTTCAGCCCCTTTGGAACAGCGATAGCCAGCGCTGACACTATCTGCGGCACGAAGTGCGAGGGCGACACCAGGTTGATATTATGGCAGCCCTGCGCCTGAAGCTCCAGCATGTAGCCCGCCAGCGTCTCGATGCTCACCTCGTTAGCTTTTTGCTTTTGCCAGTCCTGGCTTATCTGATGGTTCTGGCAGAAAACGCAGCGCAGGTTGCAGTTGCCGAAAAAGATGGTTCCCGAGCCGCGCGTGCCCGATATGGCCGGTTCTTCTCCCCGGTGGGCGCAGTAAGAGGCTACGATGGGGAGAGCTCCCGAATGGCAGAAATCCCGCTCTCCCTCGAGCCTGTTGACGCCGCATTTGCGCGGGCAGATGTCGCAGGAAGCCAGGCGGGCGGTCAGGCGGGCGGCGCGTTTGGAGAGTTCGCCGGCGCTAAAAAGAGAAATGTAGGAAGGAATAATATTGTTGAGCTTATCAGCGTGAATTAAAATCTTTTCGGAATTCATCTAACCAGCCCCACCACATGAACGGTGAGCCATCCTTAATTCGTTTGCTAATTTTATCAAGAGGTACTAAACAAAATTGATCAACCTCAAATTGTTCATCTAATTTTATAGCTACAAGGCAATCCCAGTCTTTATTAATGATACCTTTTACCGGGCTACCTCTTCCACTTTCATTCCATCTGGACATAGTCTTGACTGATAATTTTTGTCCATCGCCAAGCACAATATCGTATGGTGACACTCTGCTTGGCGCCAATTCTGGCTTGGCACTCAAGAAGTAGCGCATAGTCCAATATTCACCGATATCCCCCACATGATTATCGTTTCCTATAAACCATTTACCCTTATATTTAGAAAACACTTTGCGTGCTTCGGCGAAATGCTTAAATCCCTGTCGAATTTCTTCATGTTCTGCATTCATATTCATCTCTTCCCACTCCTCAGCTTCAACTCGACGCCCGATTTCGCCGCCACTCCGTTGAACGCCTCCCTGACCACTTTGGCCTTGTCTTTGGGTGTCATCCCCGCCGTTATCTTTTTCTCCGCCTGCGTCAACGCGGGTTTGAGCTTATCCAGCGGCAGAAGCTGCACGCTCAGGCAGTAGAAGGTCTTGCTGCGTCCGTCGTTATAATCCGCAAGGAGTGTTTTGAGGAAGGCGATTTTTTCATTTTCGCGCGCAGACCACTTCTCGATGCTGTTCTTGCGCACAAACTCGAAATTGGCGGCTATCGGGATGTAAGAAATCGTAGAATCGGCGTGCTTGGCCTGCTCCAGGTGTTTCATCACGCGGGGGCAGAACTCGAACTCGTTGCACTGGCCGCAGGTGTCCAGTCCCCTCTGCTTGACGCAGCAGGTGATGAAGGGGCAGCCAGGGTGGGCATCCCAGAAACCCTCGCCGCAGCAGCCGGGGCAGCCGGATTTGGTATCCCGGTGGTGGCTGGGACACAGCCCGCAGTCCAGCCCGCAAGCGCCGATTGCCGGGTATTTTTTCAAAGGATGGTTGTTAGATTGAGCTTTCATTCGTTATCCATAGCACCAAATTCTAAGCACTAAGCACTAAGCACTAAGCACCAAATCCTAAACAAATACAAAGGACAAAACCCTAAATTCAAATCGTGATTTTGATATTGTTATTTTGAATTTATTTAGTATTTAGATATTAGAATTTAGAATTTTTAGTTTGTCTATAGCCTTCTCAATCCGTTTGAGGCATACTTTCTGCCCCAGCACCTCCATCGTCTGAAAGAGGGGGGGCGTGGCGGTGAGTCCGGTGACGGCGGTGCGCAGCGCCCCGAAAAGCTGCCCGGCTTTCACACCTATCTCGTCGGCCAGGGGGCGCAGTATGCTTTCGAGCGTGCCGGCGTCGAAAGCTGCCAGCTCATCGAGCTTGACCCGCGCCACTTCGAGCATCCCCAGCGTCGCTTTCTTATCCAGCTTTTTATCTATGAGCAGCTCCGCCGGATAATCTATTTCATCCACGAAAAAGAACCAGGTAAGCTCTTTTGCGGCCACTTCACCGAGGGTTTTGGCGCGCTCCTGCACGAGTGGCAGCACCCGTTTGACATAATCAAAGTCCAGCGGTCTCTTTACCTCCGGCGGTAGTTCTCTCTCCAGGAAGGGCAGCGCGCGGCAGGCGAACTCTTCCGCGCTCAGTTTGCGCATATAAACGCCGTCCATCCAGTCCAGCTTCTCCTTGTTGAAGATGGCGGACGTCTGGCTGATGCGCTCGATGGAGAAATTCTTAATCAGCTCGTCTTTTGAGAAAAGCTCCGTCTTGTCGTCCAGCGCCCAGCCCAGCAACGCCAGGAAATTGGCCATAGCCTCCGGCAGATAGCCCTGCTCCTTGTATTCCAGGATGGAAACTGCGCCGTGCCTTTTGGAGAGCTTGCTTCTATCGCTTCCCAGGATGATGGGTAAATGGGCGAAGAGGGGAGGGGTGAAGCCGAAGGCGTTGTACAGCATGAGATGGCGCGGCGTGCTGGAGAGCCATTCCTCGGCGCGCAGGACATGGCTTATTTCCATCATGTGGTCGTCGATGACGTTGGCCAGGTGGTAGGTCGGATAGCCGTCGCTCTTGAGCAGCACGAAGTCATCCAGCGTGGCGTTTTCGAAAGTGACTTCGCTGCGGATGAGGTCGTGGAAAGTAGTTCTGGCCTCAAGCGGCGTTTTGAAACGTATGACGGCGCCCTGGGCGGCCTCCAGCCCCATGTCGCGACAGCAGCGGTCATAGCCGGGCGGCTGCTTTCTGGCCGTCTGCTCGGCGCGCATCTTCTCCAGCCGTTCGGAAGAACAATGGCAGTAGTAAGCGTAGCCGTGCTCCACCAGCCCCTCGGCCAGTCTCTGGTAAGTCTCCAGCCGCTGCGATTGGAAATACGGGCCGAACTTGCCGCTGACTTCCGGACCCTCGTCCCAGTCTATGCCTAACCACCTGAGCCCCTCCAGGATGCCCTCCAGCGCTCCCGGCACGGTGCGTGCCACATCCGTATCTTCGATGCGCACAATGAACGAACCGCCCATATGGCGCGCGAAGAGCCAGTTGAAAAAGGCGGTGCGTATATTGCCCACATGGGGCAGACCGGTGGGGCTGGGGGCGTAGCGGACGCGGACAGGTGCGGTCATTTGTATCGCTCCTTGAAGTGCTGTTTTAGCTTGCGCTCGGTCTGGGGCTGGCCAGGGCCGTCTGGGTGCGGGTGGGTTCCGGCAGCTTGACCACCACCGTGTCGGCAATCTTGTCGTGGATGCCCTGCTTGCGCGCATCTAATGCAATCCACAGGAAGCCGATCCCCAGCATCAGGCCGCAGACGATGTATCCCAGGTAGCGTAGTAGCGCGTACCCTATGGTAATATTGCTGCCGTCGCCGCGCAAAACCTTTATGTTCATTACCATCTTGCCCAGAGTCTGGCCGCGCCATACCCAAAAACCGACGGTGTAAGCCACCGTGATAGCCGTGGAGGCCAGGTTCGAAATTGCCGCGAGGAATATAAAGAACCAGGCATTCTGGAGATTCCAGAAACTCTGGAATGGGAAAAGGACGCGCACCACAAGGCTGAGAATGAGTGCGTCTATGAAAAAGGCGGCGAAGCGGCGCCAGAAACCGGCGTATTCCAGCGCGTGCGCGCCCGTTGTTTGCTCCATGCTCAATCTCCTCGAACGAACGCCATATTATACAACATACAGGGAAGGAGATGGGGATGTGCTTTGAGTTAACTCAAGCTGAGAGAGCTATTCCATCTCCAAGCTGAAGTCGAGTGCCTTCACCGAGTGCGTCAGCGCCCCGATGGAGATGATATCCACGCCGGTTTCGGCCACCTCGCGCACGTTCTCCAGCGTGATACCGCCGGATGCCTCGAAACGCACTCTGCCTTTAAGCCGCTCCACAGTGTTTTTCATGTCGGCCACGCTCATGTTGTCCAGCAGAAGCATGTCGGCACCCGCTGCGGCAGCCTCGATGGCCTCGGCCATATTGTTGACCTCGACCTCGATTTTCAGGCCGGACCTGTTGCGCTCTTTAGCCCGGTTGACTATCTGACCCAGGCTCAACCCCGAGCGGCGGAGCGCGGCGATGTGGTTGTCCTTGATGAGTATGCCGTCGGCCAGGTTCAGGCGGTGGTTCCGGCCGCCCCCACACGATACGGCGTGCTTTTCCAGCAGGCGCTGGCCGGCGGAGGTCTTGCGCGTGTCCACTATGCTTACCGGCAATCCAGCGACCCTCTCGACGTAGCGCGACGCGGTGGTGGCTATGCCGCTGAGGTGGCACACGAAATTCATGGCGGTGCGTTCGGCGGCGAGAATACTGCGGGCGCGCCCGCGCACTACAGCCGCTATGTCGCCGTGGACAAGTCTGCTGCTGTCGTGCTTGAGAATCTCGACTCTGAGTTTTTTATCCACGCGCTCAAAGACTGCCTTGAATACCTCGACACCGGCCAGAATTCCCTCGGCTTTGGCTAGCAGCGTAGCTGTGGCATCGAGGTCTTCGGGAATGACCAGCTTGCTGGTAACGTCGTCCGCGACACGGTCTTCTGCCAGCGCCAGGGCGATTATCTGCCTGACTTCCTTTTGAGCCATCAGGGATTTTGTTGTATCGTCCATATCACTCGCTCGAAATAACAATATGCTTGTGCCAGGCGGCATCCGGCTTGGGATAGTCCAACCTGAAGTGCGCGCCACGGCTTTCCAGGCGCATGAGGGCGGCTTCTGTCATCAGACGTCCGGTAATAATAAGGTTGAGAAGTTCCCATGAAGGCCGGTCGCCCGGCTGTGGCAGACATCTCTGCCAGTGTGCCAGAACACCTGCCGCTCTGACGAGTCCCTTGCCGTTCCGCACGATGCCGGCGTTTTCCCATAACAGCTGTTGCAGGGCGGCGCGTCCGGGTGAAGGAACGCCGGATGCGGTGGCTTCTTGCTTCATGACAGCGCGCATGTCTCCGTTCCAGTCATCCGCTCTCTCTTGCGAGCCTCCCTCGAGGCTGCGCTCGATGATACGCTTGCCGAACACCAGCACCTCCAGCAGCGAGTTGGAAGCCAGGCGGTTGGCCCCGTGGACGCCGGTGCAGGCCACCTCTCCCGCGGCGAAAAGGCCGGGCAGGCTGGACTCGCCCCAAGTGTTGACGCGGATGCCGCCGATCATATAATGGGCAGCAGGCGCCACCGGTATCATGTCGCGCGCCATATCCAACCCGTGTTCCAGGCAGTAGTGATATATCTGCGGAAAGCGCGCCGCGGTGATGCTGGCCGGCTGGTGAGTGACGTCGATATAGACGTGGTCGGCCCCTGTCTTGCCCATTTCGCTCACGATGCTGCGCGCCACCACGTCGCGCGGTGCGAGCTCGGCCTGCGGCGTGTAGGTTTTCATGAAAGCCTCTCCTGCGGCGTTGCGCAATATGCCTCCCTCGCCGCGCACGGCTTCGGAGATGAGGAAAGGTTCCACGCCCGGCAGGTGCAAGGCGGTGGGGTGAAACTGGAAAAACTCCATGTCCACGATGTCCGCCCCGGCCCTGTAAGCCAGCGCGATGCCGTCGCCGGTGGCCACTTCCGGGTTGGTGGTGAACTTGAAGAGCTGCCCCGCCCCTCCGGTGGCCAGTATAAGGTGGCGGCAGCCGAACTGCTGGGACCCGCAGGTGCGGGTGTCGAAGGTCTCGAGGCCGCAGACAATTCCGTTTTCCTTGAGGATATGCGTGGCCAGGCAGTGCTCCAGCACGGGGATCTGCGCCAGTCTTATCTGGCGGCTGAGGGTGGTCTCTATCTGGGCGCCGGTGGCGTCGCCTCCGGCATGCAGGATGCGCGGCCTGCTGTGGGCCGCTTCACGGGTAAGAGCTATTTCCCCGTTGAAAGTATCGAAGGGCACGCCGAATTTGACCAGGTCGGCGATGCGGTCGGGGGCTTCCCCGGTAAGGATGCGCACCGCCTCCTCATTGCACAGGCCGGCGCCGGCTGATATGGTGTCCTTGAAGTGCAGCTCCGGGGAATCCAGCACGCCGATGGCGGCGGCGATACCCCCCTGGGCGTGGCGCGTGTTGCAGTCGTCGATGCTGCCCTTGGTGACCAACAGGACGCTGCCGTGCTCCCTGGCGAGGAGGGCGCAGTAGAGGCCGGCAATGCCGCTGCCGACTATGACATAATCGTAGTTTTTAATAGGGGGTCTCCTGTCCAATACCAAGCACCAAATTCCAAATTCTAAATAAGCCTTAAGCACCAAATCCAAATTTCAAAATGGTTTTGATATTGTTAAAATTGAATTTATTTAGGATTTAGAATTTATCTTAACGTGAAGTTCCTCTCAAGTGCTTGGGGTTATTTGGGTGGTTCGGGTTGTTTTTGAGCTACCGCCGCCCGGGCCATGCGTATGGTAGCGCCTGATTCCACTTTGATGACGATGGTGTCCGCATCGGCGCTGACGACCTCTCCGTATATGCCGGACCAGGTGATGACGCGGTCGCCTGGCTGTGTTTTAGCCGCCAGCTGGGCCTGTTCCTGCTGGCGTTTGCGCTGCGGGCGGATAAGCAGGAAATAGAAACCCACGAACATGAGAGCCAGGAATCCGAACGTAATCCAGGTGCTGTCAGTAGTACCCATTGCGCCTCCTGAAAGCTCAGTTTATCTGAGATATTTCAATCAAAATTGAGCGACGTTTATCTCGGCCTGAGGAATAACAGTTTAGCACTTCACAAGCATCGCTGCCAGAGTATATCTACTTGAGTGTACCCTGCAACGACCACGGGCTGGTTTTCTCCACGGTTATCATAACTTGCTTGCCGATAAGGTCATCACCTCCGGTGAAGAAAACTATCTTGTCGCTACAGGTGCGACCACGCCAGCGGGCTTTGTCCATGGCTTCCACAAGAACCTCTACCGTCTGTCCGAGTATGCGGGCGTTTATCTCCGCCGCGATTTTTTCCTGGAGCTGTTCGATAGCATCCAGCCTCACTTTTTTTATCTCCGCTGGCACGTCGTCAACGTACTGTCGGGCGGCCAGCGTGCCGGGCCTCGGGGAATAGGCGGCCACGTGGACGGCGTCGAGTTTTAGTTCTGCCAGTAGGTTGAACGTGTTCTGGAACTGCGCCTCGCTCTCGCCGGGGAAGCCTACGATGACGTCGGTGGTGATGGCGATGTCCGGCATAGCCTTCCGCAGCCTCCCGACAAGCTCCCGGTACTCTCCGGCGGTGTAACCCCTATGCATGGCCTCCAGTACGGCGTCGTCTCCGGCTTGGACAGGCAGATTTACCTTATGGCATATCT from Dehalococcoidia bacterium carries:
- a CDS encoding bifunctional DNA-formamidopyrimidine glycosylase/DNA-(apurinic or apyrimidinic site) lyase is translated as MPELPEVETIKNELAPLVTGRRIKSVEFLWAKTLLSPSMAEFEPRVKGRTIASLDRRGKYLIMRLDSGDSILVHLRMTGSFLVSRERTPPDSHTRAVIHLDDGSNMFFIDPRKFGKFQLVKDENVEVLNKLGPEPLSTAFTSESLAARLAGHKIPVKAVLVDQEVVAGIGNMYADEALYEARIHPLRTADSLSGEDIKRLHRAIRHVLKKAIDNKGASIANYFRPDGEQGTAHEGFKVAHRRGEECPVCGGPVERIVVRQRGTYFCPGCQT
- a CDS encoding DUF4389 domain-containing protein, whose protein sequence is MADVKPYPITVTGELSDPPGQWQWLFKWLLAIPHYIILAFLSIAAFFATVYAFFAILFTGKYPRGVFDFNVGVMRWSWRVGFYSYQALGTDKYPPFSLDKGGYPADLDVEYPEKLSQGLVLVKWWLLAIPHYIIVAIFQGGRNTVGLTFILSIVCGFIVLFTGKYPEDLFKFIVGMNRWVYRVYAYAALMRDEYPPFRFEP
- a CDS encoding catalase, whose protein sequence is MENKNLTTNQGVPVTDNQNSLTAGQRGPVLLQDVQFIEKMAHFDRERIPERVVHAKGAGAHGYFQVYKGMGPYTKAKFLQDPVKKTPVFVRFSTVTGGRGSADTVRDPRGFAVKFYTEDGNYDLVGNNLPVFFIRDAIKFPDMVHAFKGEPDTNMPSASSAHNSFWDFISLTPESTHMITWLFSDRGTPKSYRMQEGFGVNTYVWVNAAGKAVYVKYHWKPSLGVQNLDRHEATRMAGTDPDYLVRDLHDAIARGEEVEYELNVQLMDIADELKQDFDPLDPTKTWPENKFPLMPVGKMVLNRNPDNFFVEVEQAAFCPASIVPGIDFSADKLLQGRTFSYADTQRHRLGANYLQLGVNRPVVPVNNNQRDGAMQTGQFSGPVAYEPNSLAGGMPRESREEGTPRVYQVEGAAVRQKISLTNDFAQAGERYRSLNKMDQEHMVDNLIADLMNINKPIQKRMIDNLTKADKALGQAVAKGLKL
- a CDS encoding radical SAM protein gives rise to the protein MNSEKILIHADKLNNIIPSYISLFSAGELSKRAARLTARLASCDICPRKCGVNRLEGERDFCHSGALPIVASYCAHRGEEPAISGTRGSGTIFFGNCNLRCVFCQNHQISQDWQKQKANEVSIETLAGYMLELQAQGCHNINLVSPSHFVPQIVSALAIAVPKGLKIPLVYNTNAYDSLETLKELDGIVDIYLPDIKYSDDKKAVRYSSAPDYTAISRQAIKEMFRQTGELMLDGKEIAQRGVIVRHLILPENIAGSRESLKWLAQEVSPEVTISMMSQYHPTHHASRFPEINRHISQAEYDEVMRALEEAGLENGWVQGMDAPQNYLPNFEKEGHPFEK
- a CDS encoding DUF3795 domain-containing protein gives rise to the protein MKAQSNNHPLKKYPAIGACGLDCGLCPSHHRDTKSGCPGCCGEGFWDAHPGCPFITCCVKQRGLDTCGQCNEFEFCPRVMKHLEQAKHADSTISYIPIAANFEFVRKNSIEKWSARENEKIAFLKTLLADYNDGRSKTFYCLSVQLLPLDKLKPALTQAEKKITAGMTPKDKAKVVREAFNGVAAKSGVELKLRSGKR
- a CDS encoding glutamate--tRNA ligase → MTAPVRVRYAPSPTGLPHVGNIRTAFFNWLFARHMGGSFIVRIEDTDVARTVPGALEGILEGLRWLGIDWDEGPEVSGKFGPYFQSQRLETYQRLAEGLVEHGYAYYCHCSSERLEKMRAEQTARKQPPGYDRCCRDMGLEAAQGAVIRFKTPLEARTTFHDLIRSEVTFENATLDDFVLLKSDGYPTYHLANVIDDHMMEISHVLRAEEWLSSTPRHLMLYNAFGFTPPLFAHLPIILGSDRSKLSKRHGAVSILEYKEQGYLPEAMANFLALLGWALDDKTELFSKDELIKNFSIERISQTSAIFNKEKLDWMDGVYMRKLSAEEFACRALPFLERELPPEVKRPLDFDYVKRVLPLVQERAKTLGEVAAKELTWFFFVDEIDYPAELLIDKKLDKKATLGMLEVARVKLDELAAFDAGTLESILRPLADEIGVKAGQLFGALRTAVTGLTATPPLFQTMEVLGQKVCLKRIEKAIDKLKILNSNI
- a CDS encoding RDD family protein; this translates as MEQTTGAHALEYAGFWRRFAAFFIDALILSLVVRVLFPFQSFWNLQNAWFFIFLAAISNLASTAITVAYTVGFWVWRGQTLGKMVMNIKVLRGDGSNITIGYALLRYLGYIVCGLMLGIGFLWIALDARKQGIHDKIADTVVVKLPEPTRTQTALASPRPSAS
- the nadC gene encoding carboxylating nicotinate-nucleotide diphosphorylase, which gives rise to MAQKEVRQIIALALAEDRVADDVTSKLVIPEDLDATATLLAKAEGILAGVEVFKAVFERVDKKLRVEILKHDSSRLVHGDIAAVVRGRARSILAAERTAMNFVCHLSGIATTASRYVERVAGLPVSIVDTRKTSAGQRLLEKHAVSCGGGRNHRLNLADGILIKDNHIAALRRSGLSLGQIVNRAKERNRSGLKIEVEVNNMAEAIEAAAAGADMLLLDNMSVADMKNTVERLKGRVRFEASGGITLENVREVAETGVDIISIGALTHSVKALDFSLEME
- the nadB gene encoding L-aspartate oxidase, encoding MKNYDYVIVGSGIAGLYCALLAREHGSVLLVTKGSIDDCNTRHAQGGIAAAIGVLDSPELHFKDTISAGAGLCNEEAVRILTGEAPDRIADLVKFGVPFDTFNGEIALTREAAHSRPRILHAGGDATGAQIETTLSRQIRLAQIPVLEHCLATHILKENGIVCGLETFDTRTCGSQQFGCRHLILATGGAGQLFKFTTNPEVATGDGIALAYRAGADIVDMEFFQFHPTALHLPGVEPFLISEAVRGEGGILRNAAGEAFMKTYTPQAELAPRDVVARSIVSEMGKTGADHVYIDVTHQPASITAARFPQIYHYCLEHGLDMARDMIPVAPAAHYMIGGIRVNTWGESSLPGLFAAGEVACTGVHGANRLASNSLLEVLVFGKRIIERSLEGGSQERADDWNGDMRAVMKQEATASGVPSPGRAALQQLLWENAGIVRNGKGLVRAAGVLAHWQRCLPQPGDRPSWELLNLIITGRLMTEAALMRLESRGAHFRLDYPKPDAAWHKHIVISSE
- the yajC gene encoding preprotein translocase subunit YajC, with protein sequence MGTTDSTWITFGFLALMFVGFYFLLIRPQRKRQQEQAQLAAKTQPGDRVITWSGIYGEVVSADADTIVIKVESGATIRMARAAVAQKQPEPPK